In a single window of the Thermoplasmata archaeon genome:
- a CDS encoding VOC family protein has protein sequence MEIKLTSVFVKDQAKALKFYTEVLGFVKKLDVPAGTYRWLTVVSPENQNGVQLVL, from the coding sequence AACTGACTAGTGTCTTCGTTAAGGACCAGGCCAAAGCGCTCAAGTTCTACACGGAGGTTTTGGGGTTTGTCAAGAAACTAGATGTCCCGGCTGGAACCTACAGATGGTTGACCGTTGTCTCCCCTGAAAACCAAAATGGCGTACAGCTGGTTCT